In the genome of Bacteroidales bacterium, one region contains:
- a CDS encoding AAA family ATPase codes for MAGISGLRGTGKTILLRQLALEMDKSFYASADTLPVGTDLFELSSSLSSSFGIKFLMIDEIHTMRDWQGQLKKIYDFLDMKILFTSSSSLELSKGKYDLSRRLTLLSLPLFSFREYLKFSKKVDVPLISAEEILMNHNVIYQKLFSYESYFRTYSELGALPACLDSPLRSVVISTIEMVTQKDMLTVGKLSQEDIQSVRAILLFIARAGTDGCSYSSIARNVGITKYKAQQFIGMMEEASLLKILLPHGANVMPEPKIMLVPVLRSSLAQGIDEDRLVGALREEFFIHHVTGAGFTVNYLKSKRGEKLPDYVLYIHNQKLIIEIGGAGKSTSQFKGVEGSEKLVLTQPALKKGIPLILFGFLW; via the coding sequence ATGGCGGGTATCTCAGGATTAAGAGGGACAGGTAAGACCATCTTGTTAAGGCAGCTGGCCCTTGAAATGGATAAATCCTTTTATGCAAGCGCGGATACCCTGCCTGTAGGAACCGACCTTTTTGAACTCTCCTCATCGCTTTCCAGCTCGTTTGGGATCAAGTTCCTTATGATTGATGAAATCCATACCATGAGGGATTGGCAGGGACAACTTAAGAAGATCTATGATTTCCTGGATATGAAGATTCTTTTTACTTCTTCATCATCCCTTGAACTTTCGAAAGGGAAATATGATCTCTCAAGAAGGTTGACCCTTTTATCATTACCTCTTTTTTCTTTCAGGGAGTACCTGAAATTCAGCAAGAAAGTTGATGTACCATTGATCTCTGCAGAAGAAATCCTTATGAACCATAACGTAATTTATCAGAAGCTGTTTTCGTATGAATCGTATTTCAGGACTTATTCTGAACTTGGTGCACTTCCTGCATGCCTGGATTCACCATTGCGCTCCGTTGTCATTTCTACCATTGAAATGGTGACCCAAAAGGATATGCTGACGGTAGGCAAGTTATCACAGGAGGACATACAATCCGTAAGGGCTATTTTATTATTCATTGCAAGAGCGGGAACAGACGGTTGCAGTTATTCCTCCATTGCAAGGAATGTCGGGATCACGAAATACAAAGCCCAGCAATTTATTGGTATGATGGAAGAAGCATCCCTTTTAAAAATTCTGTTGCCTCACGGTGCCAATGTCATGCCGGAGCCGAAGATCATGCTTGTGCCCGTCTTACGATCCAGCCTTGCTCAAGGCATTGACGAAGACAGACTGGTCGGGGCCCTGCGTGAAGAATTTTTCATTCACCATGTGACCGGGGCCGGTTTTACTGTCAATTATCTTAAGAGCAAGAGAGGGGAAAAACTTCCCGATTATGTACTTTACATTCACAACCAAAAGCTGATCATCGAAATAGGTGGAGCAGGGAAGAGTACATCCCAGTTTAAAGGTGTGGAAGGGAGTGAGAAACTGGTATTGACCCAGCCAGCATTAAAGAAAGGCATTCCCCTGATTTTGTTCGGCTTCCTTTGGTGA
- the buk gene encoding butyrate kinase, which yields MADRKILIVYPEPYETRVAVYLATELIFLKTLKHSPQEIARFKDIKDQKDWRKNLILKELQENDINTELIEVVMGMSGLVKPLKSGIYEINERMKEDLRVGLLGKHAVNLGGLIAADIAESLGKKAYIMDPIVVDELDDVARVSGHPLFQRKSIFHALSHKFVAKKYARSVHRKYEELNLVVVHIGSEGISVGAHKQGRVIDVNNTFDGDGPFSISRTGSLPVGDLVRMCFSGKYTEEEMIRMITEGGGYAAYLDTSNINEIDKRIMSGDDTATFYSYALAYQVSKEIGAMATVLEGNVDAILLSGNIFNSARFIQNVTRRVSKIADVMLYPSVNSFEALMMSGISIMNGEAEILEYI from the coding sequence ATGGCTGACCGAAAAATACTTATCGTTTATCCTGAACCCTATGAAACCAGGGTTGCTGTTTATCTGGCGACCGAGCTGATCTTTCTCAAGACCCTCAAACATTCTCCGCAGGAGATTGCCCGGTTCAAGGATATCAAGGACCAGAAGGACTGGCGCAAGAACCTGATATTGAAGGAGCTCCAGGAAAACGATATCAATACGGAACTGATCGAGGTGGTCATGGGAATGAGCGGATTGGTCAAGCCGCTGAAATCGGGGATCTATGAGATCAACGAACGGATGAAGGAAGACTTGCGCGTCGGGTTACTGGGCAAGCACGCCGTGAACCTGGGGGGGCTGATCGCAGCGGATATTGCTGAATCGCTTGGAAAAAAGGCCTATATCATGGATCCGATCGTGGTGGATGAACTGGATGATGTGGCCCGGGTTTCGGGGCATCCCCTTTTTCAGCGAAAATCCATTTTCCATGCGCTTAGCCACAAATTTGTCGCAAAGAAATACGCCCGTTCCGTTCACCGGAAATATGAGGAGCTCAACCTGGTGGTGGTTCACATCGGCAGCGAGGGGATCTCTGTCGGTGCGCATAAGCAGGGAAGGGTGATCGACGTGAACAACACCTTTGACGGGGACGGCCCGTTTTCGATTTCCCGCACAGGCAGCCTTCCTGTGGGAGACCTGGTCAGGATGTGTTTCAGCGGAAAATACACCGAAGAGGAGATGATCCGGATGATCACCGAGGGCGGTGGCTATGCAGCCTATCTGGATACCAGTAACATCAACGAAATCGATAAGCGGATCATGTCGGGTGACGATACCGCTACTTTCTATTCCTATGCCCTGGCTTACCAGGTGTCGAAAGAGATCGGAGCCATGGCCACGGTGCTGGAGGGAAACGTGGACGCGATCCTGTTGTCGGGGAATATTTTCAACAGCGCCCGGTTCATCCAGAACGTGACCCGGCGTGTGAGCAAGATCGCTGATGTGATGCTTTATCCCAGCGTCAATAGCTTCGAGGCGCTGATGATGTCGGGCATCAGCATCATGAACGGGGAAGCGGAGATATTGGAGTATATCTGA
- a CDS encoding PKD domain-containing protein has protein sequence MKNSIKSGLSRATFLLALIAFWPQHLSAQVHYLDIIPDAKIHLSKSPYIANDCSDKHYPLDVNLDDTIDFIIHAKCGYNNDNDDSALISIESAHPTAFFAAGDFVDSLNFNDTIGSSLQWVTGEKVIFYRNNCWNWDREHFTGLRMMDGSSSYYGWLRMIVTFPMYEFTAVIKDLAFQTVPEEAILAGDGLGTFALNIQVADVGDQKNASDIKINFDQAFNEESMVEYRIMVVNATQAEDFNVDSANALTADHYTSVPANGTSHSIKLTSTAISTDGQLITNMINYSVFILSSYENPSENILSYPVPILLQTQTAAVNNILSTDNGNAGNGSDVLISFHKVADEDSISEYRIIVVPMDQMATFDLEMADQVGTDIYTVIVPSGSNISIQLDDQSTDISGETIQEEKGYYVFVLSIADGILSDKNALSEPSNLLALSTPDFLYGGQWNQYYIQYVDIEPDTVVWADYSAGGNRLFDFDLNGDGTNDYQFLCSESGGLGFHSYSSWVEGLNENNKIITTEEHLNWIKILEYGDPVTLLENESAGGVYSYYYYSEWESEWGGYWGGTQDKYTGLIMLQGTDTIMGWVKMSVLGTTTMIIKEYAWMVYSKKVQAHFNYTKTDYQVQFHNHSVSASSFEWDFGDGEHSSEREPLHTYSQESDYVVCLTAVGALGQDTLCENINICEKPTAGFWHELSDWGEISLYNLSEKAERYLWDFGNGDTSEEESPHYTYQEHGTYIITLIAFRGSCSDTINAKTVVCIHPRADFHYTLTNAFVIFFNTSSKSDSVHWDFGDGSGSGVSNPVHTFLSQSNYPVTLHVYNMCGQDSITQIISLSLEDDPNLSGIDLYPVPARDRLMIKPSFPVQKIDVWLCDPSGRLIQAYPDRKAIYPTLELDLSGVKEGIYILKLLLDDRLFMKKIMIMR, from the coding sequence ATGAAAAATTCAATTAAATCAGGTCTCTCAAGAGCCACATTCCTGCTGGCTTTAATTGCGTTCTGGCCACAGCACTTATCAGCCCAGGTTCACTATTTGGATATTATTCCGGATGCAAAAATTCACTTATCGAAATCCCCATATATTGCCAATGACTGCTCTGATAAACATTACCCACTTGATGTCAACCTTGATGATACGATTGATTTTATTATTCACGCCAAGTGCGGATATAATAATGACAATGACGATTCAGCATTGATTTCCATTGAATCGGCACATCCAACGGCTTTTTTTGCCGCCGGGGACTTCGTTGACTCATTAAATTTCAACGATACCATTGGCTCTTCCCTGCAGTGGGTGACAGGGGAAAAGGTAATTTTCTACCGGAACAATTGCTGGAACTGGGATAGGGAACATTTCACCGGCCTCAGGATGATGGATGGCTCATCGTCATATTACGGATGGCTGAGAATGATCGTGACATTTCCTATGTACGAATTCACTGCGGTAATAAAAGACCTGGCCTTCCAGACGGTGCCGGAAGAAGCCATTCTGGCCGGGGACGGACTTGGGACCTTTGCCCTGAATATCCAGGTAGCGGACGTGGGGGATCAGAAGAACGCCTCCGACATAAAAATAAATTTTGATCAAGCGTTTAACGAGGAGAGTATGGTAGAGTACAGGATCATGGTGGTCAATGCAACGCAGGCAGAAGACTTCAATGTGGATTCAGCTAATGCACTTACAGCTGATCACTATACCAGTGTTCCTGCCAATGGTACTTCACATTCAATAAAGCTTACTTCTACGGCCATATCCACCGATGGCCAACTGATCACCAATATGATCAACTATTCGGTTTTTATCCTGAGCAGTTATGAGAATCCTTCTGAAAATATCCTCTCCTATCCTGTTCCCATCCTGCTTCAGACCCAGACAGCGGCAGTAAATAACATCTTATCGACCGACAACGGTAATGCAGGTAATGGTAGCGATGTGCTGATTTCCTTTCATAAAGTTGCCGATGAAGACAGTATTTCGGAATATAGGATCATAGTGGTACCCATGGATCAGATGGCAACATTTGATCTTGAAATGGCCGACCAGGTGGGAACGGATATTTACACAGTGATTGTTCCTTCGGGCTCAAATATCAGCATTCAACTTGATGACCAGTCAACCGACATCTCCGGGGAAACCATCCAGGAAGAAAAAGGATACTATGTTTTCGTACTAAGTATCGCTGATGGCATCCTTTCTGATAAAAATGCCCTTTCTGAGCCATCCAATCTTTTAGCACTAAGCACCCCTGACTTTCTGTATGGCGGACAATGGAACCAATATTATATTCAGTATGTTGATATTGAACCGGATACCGTCGTTTGGGCAGATTATTCTGCTGGGGGAAACCGTCTGTTCGATTTTGACCTGAACGGGGATGGTACAAATGATTATCAATTCCTATGCAGCGAAAGTGGTGGTCTCGGATTTCATTCATACAGCTCATGGGTTGAAGGATTGAATGAGAATAATAAAATAATCACTACAGAGGAGCATTTAAATTGGATTAAAATTCTTGAATACGGGGATCCCGTCACATTGCTGGAAAACGAATCAGCCGGAGGCGTTTATAGCTATTACTATTACAGCGAGTGGGAAAGTGAGTGGGGTGGATACTGGGGTGGAACTCAGGATAAATATACCGGATTGATTATGCTCCAGGGAACTGATACCATCATGGGCTGGGTGAAAATGAGTGTCCTTGGAACCACTACTATGATAATAAAGGAATATGCCTGGATGGTGTACAGTAAAAAAGTCCAGGCTCACTTTAATTATACAAAGACGGATTACCAGGTTCAATTCCATAACCATTCCGTCAGTGCCAGCTCATTTGAGTGGGACTTTGGCGATGGCGAACATTCCAGTGAACGGGAACCACTGCATACCTATTCGCAGGAAAGTGATTATGTCGTCTGTTTGACGGCTGTCGGTGCCTTGGGGCAGGATACCTTGTGTGAGAATATTAATATTTGTGAAAAACCAACCGCCGGATTTTGGCACGAGCTGTCCGACTGGGGTGAGATAAGCCTTTATAATCTGTCAGAAAAAGCAGAGAGGTATCTCTGGGATTTTGGGAACGGAGATACCTCGGAGGAAGAATCACCCCACTATACCTATCAGGAGCATGGCACCTACATCATTACGCTGATCGCATTCCGGGGAAGCTGTTCCGATACCATCAATGCTAAAACGGTCGTCTGCATTCATCCCAGGGCAGATTTTCATTATACACTCACTAATGCTTTCGTGATCTTTTTCAATACAAGTTCAAAATCTGACTCCGTTCACTGGGATTTTGGTGATGGATCAGGATCGGGCGTCAGTAATCCGGTTCATACATTCCTTTCCCAGAGCAACTATCCGGTCACGCTCCATGTTTATAACATGTGTGGACAGGATTCCATAACGCAAATCATATCACTTTCCCTGGAAGATGATCCAAACCTTTCAGGTATTGATCTGTATCCTGTTCCGGCACGTGACCGGTTAATGATCAAACCTTCTTTCCCCGTGCAAAAAATTGATGTCTGGCTCTGTGATCCATCCGGCCGTCTCATTCAGGCTTACCCTGATCGGAAAGCCATTTACCCAACCTTGGAACTGGATCTTTCTGGCGTAAAAGAAGGTATTTACATTCTGAAACTTCTACTGGACGATAGACTATTTATGAAGAAGATCATGATTATGAGGTAG
- a CDS encoding methylmalonyl-CoA mutase family protein codes for MNSLSLPEQFYFPMTDPKPYKPQNPIRIVTAASLFDGHDAAINVMRRILQSTGAEVIHLGHNRSVAEIVQCAIQEDVQAIAVTCYQGGHMEFFKYMYDLLQENESGQIKIFGGGGGTILPHEIDELHAYGIAGIYSPDDGRKMGLQGMINDVMARCDFPTGSDNHIDVQKILSRDYRSIARLISAAENFPESVREIIGTLQEAKKCKQSPVLGITGTGGSGKSSLIDEIVRRFLIDFPEKRIAIISVDPSKRKSGGALLGDRIRMNSIHHPRVYMRSLATRQSNLALSRYVKDALCIVQAAGFDLILLETSGIGQSDTEIIDHSDVSMYVMTPEYGAAIQLEKIDMLDFADIIALNKFDKRGSLDALRDVKKQYIRNHLLWNADPETIPVYGTIASQFNDPGVNNFYKNLIHLIEDKTGISFATKARVIPELSEKIFIIPPNRTRYLAEIAETVRNYNHWSEDQADVAQKLYNLKASMDSLSETIQDKPVRERLEKLYHEYELKLDGASKKVLETWEEKRKCYRDLHFIYKVRDKEIRVETHSESLSHLMIPKIVLPGYKAWGDILKWNLRENVPGEFPYAAGVFPFKREEEDPTRMFAGEGGPERTNKRFHYVSYGMPAVRLSTAFDSVTLYGNDPHIRPDIYGKIGNSGVSISCLDDAKKLYSGFNLCNPKTSVSMTINGPAPTMVGYFMNAAIDQQCELYIREHGLVEEVTLKIEAVYQEKGTRRPQYQGELPRGNDGLGLLLLGITGDQVLPSDVYEKIRAHTLRTVRGTVQADILKEDQAQNTCIYSTDFSLKLMGDIQEYFIKHNVRNFYSVSISGYHIAEAGANPISQLAFTLSNGFTYVEYYLSRGMKVDDFAPNLSFFFSNGIDPEYSVLGRVARLIWAKAMKLKYGANERSQKLKYHIQTSGRSLHSQEIDFNDIRTTLQALYAIYDNCNSLHTNAYDEAITTPTEESVRRAMAIQLIINHELGLAKNQNPLQGSFIIEELTDLVEEAVLSEFDRIAERGGVLGAMETMYQRGKIQEESLYYEHMKHSGKLPIMGVNTFLSSKGSPTVTPGEVIRATVKEKKYQISMLKELHKTQAEKAGKALQDLQHAALNNLNVFEQLMECSKYCSIGQITDSLFEVGGQYRRNM; via the coding sequence ATGAATTCTTTATCTTTGCCCGAACAGTTTTATTTTCCCATGACCGATCCCAAACCCTATAAGCCGCAGAACCCTATCCGCATCGTTACCGCCGCGTCGCTGTTTGACGGACACGATGCTGCCATCAACGTAATGCGGCGCATCCTGCAGTCCACCGGCGCCGAGGTGATCCACCTGGGGCACAACCGCTCCGTGGCAGAGATCGTGCAGTGCGCCATCCAGGAGGATGTCCAGGCCATCGCCGTGACCTGCTACCAGGGCGGGCATATGGAATTTTTTAAGTACATGTACGACCTGCTGCAGGAAAATGAAAGCGGACAGATCAAGATCTTCGGCGGTGGCGGCGGGACCATCCTCCCCCACGAGATCGATGAGCTGCACGCCTACGGCATCGCCGGCATTTACTCCCCCGACGACGGACGTAAAATGGGATTGCAGGGAATGATCAACGACGTGATGGCCAGGTGCGATTTCCCGACCGGATCCGACAACCACATTGACGTACAGAAGATCTTGTCGAGGGATTACCGGTCCATTGCGCGGCTGATCTCGGCGGCGGAAAATTTTCCTGAGTCGGTCAGGGAGATCATCGGAACCCTCCAGGAGGCAAAAAAATGCAAACAGTCGCCCGTGCTGGGCATCACCGGCACGGGAGGATCCGGCAAATCCTCGCTGATCGATGAGATCGTCAGGCGGTTTCTGATCGATTTCCCGGAGAAACGGATCGCCATCATCTCGGTGGATCCCTCCAAGCGCAAATCCGGCGGCGCCCTGCTGGGTGACCGCATCCGGATGAACTCCATCCACCACCCCCGCGTGTACATGCGCTCGCTGGCCACGCGCCAATCCAACCTCGCTCTGTCCAGGTACGTGAAAGATGCCCTGTGCATCGTGCAGGCCGCAGGCTTCGACCTGATCCTGCTCGAAACATCGGGCATCGGCCAGTCCGACACGGAGATCATCGACCACAGCGACGTTTCGATGTACGTGATGACCCCTGAATACGGCGCTGCCATCCAGCTGGAAAAGATCGACATGCTGGATTTTGCCGACATCATCGCCCTGAACAAGTTCGACAAACGTGGTTCGCTGGATGCCCTGCGCGACGTGAAGAAACAATACATCCGCAATCACCTGCTCTGGAACGCTGACCCGGAAACGATTCCCGTCTATGGAACCATCGCTTCACAGTTCAACGATCCGGGCGTGAACAACTTCTACAAGAATCTTATCCACCTGATTGAAGATAAAACAGGGATCAGTTTTGCCACCAAAGCCAGGGTCATTCCTGAACTCTCCGAAAAGATCTTCATCATTCCGCCCAACCGGACCCGTTACCTGGCTGAGATCGCAGAGACGGTCAGAAATTACAACCACTGGTCAGAGGACCAGGCCGATGTTGCCCAAAAACTGTACAACCTGAAGGCATCGATGGATTCCCTCAGCGAGACCATCCAGGACAAGCCGGTCAGGGAGCGGCTGGAAAAACTCTACCATGAGTATGAACTGAAGTTGGACGGTGCCAGCAAAAAAGTGCTGGAGACCTGGGAGGAGAAGAGGAAGTGTTACCGTGACCTGCACTTTATCTATAAAGTCAGGGATAAGGAGATCAGGGTGGAAACTCATAGCGAATCCCTTTCCCATTTGATGATCCCGAAGATCGTCCTGCCGGGATATAAAGCATGGGGTGACATCCTGAAATGGAACCTTCGTGAGAACGTGCCGGGCGAGTTTCCGTATGCTGCAGGGGTGTTCCCTTTCAAGCGCGAGGAGGAGGATCCCACGCGCATGTTCGCCGGCGAAGGCGGTCCGGAACGCACCAACAAACGGTTCCATTACGTTTCGTACGGTATGCCGGCCGTGCGGCTTTCCACAGCTTTCGATTCGGTGACCCTTTACGGCAACGATCCCCACATCCGGCCGGATATCTATGGCAAGATAGGGAATTCCGGCGTATCCATCTCCTGCCTGGATGATGCCAAAAAACTGTATTCCGGTTTCAACCTGTGTAACCCGAAGACTTCCGTATCGATGACCATCAACGGCCCTGCGCCCACGATGGTGGGATATTTCATGAATGCGGCCATTGACCAGCAATGTGAGCTGTACATCCGGGAACATGGACTGGTGGAGGAAGTCACCCTGAAGATCGAAGCGGTCTATCAGGAAAAGGGAACACGCCGTCCGCAGTATCAGGGAGAGCTTCCCAGAGGGAATGACGGGCTTGGTCTGCTGTTGCTGGGAATCACCGGGGACCAGGTGCTGCCGTCCGACGTCTATGAAAAGATCAGGGCGCATACGCTCCGGACAGTCAGGGGCACAGTGCAGGCGGATATCCTCAAGGAGGACCAGGCGCAGAACACGTGTATCTATTCGACGGATTTCTCCCTGAAGCTCATGGGCGACATCCAGGAATATTTCATTAAACATAACGTCCGTAATTTTTATTCCGTTTCCATTTCGGGGTACCACATTGCGGAGGCCGGCGCCAATCCCATCTCCCAGCTGGCGTTCACCCTGTCGAACGGATTCACGTATGTTGAGTATTACCTCTCCAGGGGTATGAAGGTGGATGATTTTGCCCCCAATCTGTCGTTCTTCTTTTCCAACGGGATCGATCCGGAGTATTCGGTGCTCGGTCGCGTGGCGCGGCTGATCTGGGCCAAGGCGATGAAGCTGAAATACGGCGCCAACGAACGTTCTCAGAAGCTGAAGTACCACATCCAGACCTCGGGCCGTTCGCTGCACTCCCAGGAGATCGACTTCAACGACATCCGTACGACACTGCAGGCCCTGTACGCGATCTATGACAACTGCAACTCGCTGCACACCAACGCATATGATGAGGCCATCACCACCCCCACCGAGGAATCGGTGCGCCGGGCCATGGCCATCCAGCTGATCATCAACCACGAGCTCGGGCTGGCCAAGAATCAGAATCCTCTGCAGGGATCGTTCATCATTGAAGAGTTGACAGACCTTGTGGAAGAGGCCGTTTTGTCGGAATTTGACCGCATTGCTGAGCGCGGCGGTGTGCTGGGCGCGATGGAGACCATGTACCAGCGGGGTAAGATCCAGGAAGAATCGCTGTATTATGAACATATGAAGCACAGCGGTAAACTTCCGATCATGGGAGTGAACACGTTCCTTTCTTCAAAAGGTTCTCCTACGGTAACACCTGGAGAGGTGATCCGCGCCACCGTGAAAGAAAAGAAATACCAGATCTCGATGCTGAAGGAGCTTCATAAAACGCAGGCGGAGAAGGCGGGAAAAGCCCTGCAGGATCTCCAGCATGCAGCACTGAACAACCTGAATGTGTTCGAACAGCTCATGGAATGCTCAAAATATTGTTCCATCGGACAAATCACCGATTCCCTGTTCGAGGTGGGGGGGCAATACAGAAGAAACATGTAA